From Candidatus Dependentiae bacterium, one genomic window encodes:
- the secA gene encoding preprotein translocase subunit SecA, translating into MIGKILATIMGTNNARQLRKLQPIVKQINSLEPEVSALSDEQLAAKTNEFRKRFQNSETLDQLLPEAFAVVREASKRVLGQRHYDVQLLGGIVLHQGKIAEMKTGEGKTLTATLPLYLNALSGKGAHLVTVNDYLATRDADWMRPVYEFLGLTVASLQNQMGDVERKKAYESDILYATNNELGFDYLRDNMKFRLSDYVQRELNYAIVDEVDSILIDEARTPLIISGSSDEVGQLYQAADTAVRRLKRDEDYEVDEKERNVQLGESGVDKIEKLFKIENLYAIENLGLLHHINQALKANVLFKRDVEYVVKDGEVLIVDEFTGRILPGRRYSDGLHQAIEAKEGVTIEKETQTLASITLQNYFRLYNKLAGMTGTAVTESEEFYKIYKLDVLAIPTNKPLVRKDENDLIFLNKDAKANMIVQDIQERYKKGQPVLIGTVAIETSEELSKALKKHNVPHEVLNAKQHLREAEIVAHAGEPGRITIATNMAGRGTDIKLTPESLEAGGLYILGTERHESRRIDNQLRGRAGRQGDVGESRFYISLEDDLIRRFAGDTLKTNMERFGMDADEVIESKFVSRTIENAQEKVEKQNFEVRKHLLEYDDVLNQQRTVIYDYRRDILDGDEHVYELVRDMITKTVQDVVERFAPKRNMSKDQVEQVFIFLSRLTGLKTEDFFGAGIDQSNSDIAKKDIINFLLEKYALFRTQQNSEMIQEAEKWLMLETIDKAWKQHMYNLDHLKEGIGLRGWGQKNPLIEYKREAFAMFKDMMEHVRFDIVHHIFHLNLERFNQVELERKRERELEQLNMVGGDDSAQPTQRIVEKVGRNEPCSCGSGRKYKKCCGK; encoded by the coding sequence ATGATTGGAAAAATATTAGCTACTATTATGGGGACCAATAATGCGCGTCAATTGCGTAAATTGCAACCTATCGTGAAACAAATTAACAGTTTAGAACCTGAAGTCAGCGCATTAAGCGATGAACAGTTGGCTGCAAAAACCAATGAGTTTCGTAAGCGCTTTCAAAACAGTGAAACATTAGATCAATTATTGCCGGAAGCATTTGCTGTCGTGCGTGAAGCATCAAAACGTGTTTTGGGTCAACGTCATTACGATGTTCAACTTTTGGGTGGCATTGTTTTGCATCAAGGTAAAATCGCTGAAATGAAAACCGGTGAGGGTAAAACATTAACTGCAACATTGCCATTGTATTTGAATGCATTGAGTGGCAAAGGTGCTCATTTGGTTACTGTTAACGATTATTTAGCAACACGTGATGCAGATTGGATGAGGCCTGTTTATGAGTTTCTTGGTTTAACTGTTGCATCTTTACAAAATCAGATGGGAGATGTTGAGCGTAAAAAAGCATATGAATCAGACATTTTATATGCAACCAATAATGAATTAGGTTTTGACTACTTACGCGATAATATGAAATTTAGATTATCTGATTATGTTCAGCGTGAGCTAAATTATGCAATTGTTGATGAAGTTGATTCTATTTTAATTGATGAAGCGCGAACTCCCTTGATTATTTCCGGTTCTTCCGATGAGGTTGGACAACTTTATCAAGCAGCAGACACTGCAGTGCGTCGTCTAAAACGAGATGAAGATTATGAGGTTGACGAAAAAGAACGCAATGTGCAATTGGGTGAGTCCGGTGTTGATAAAATTGAAAAACTTTTTAAGATTGAAAATCTTTATGCGATTGAAAATTTGGGTCTGTTACATCATATAAATCAAGCGTTAAAAGCGAATGTGCTTTTCAAACGTGATGTTGAATATGTAGTAAAAGATGGTGAAGTATTAATTGTTGATGAATTTACCGGACGTATTTTACCCGGCAGACGTTATAGCGACGGTTTGCATCAAGCAATTGAGGCAAAAGAGGGCGTGACGATTGAAAAAGAAACACAAACTCTTGCATCTATTACATTGCAAAATTATTTTAGATTATACAATAAGTTAGCTGGTATGACCGGTACTGCGGTTACCGAATCAGAAGAATTTTATAAGATTTATAAACTTGATGTTCTTGCTATTCCAACCAATAAACCGTTAGTGCGTAAAGATGAAAATGATCTGATTTTCCTGAATAAAGATGCAAAAGCAAACATGATTGTGCAAGATATTCAAGAACGCTATAAAAAAGGTCAACCGGTATTGATCGGTACCGTGGCAATTGAAACATCCGAAGAATTAAGTAAAGCTCTCAAAAAACACAATGTTCCGCATGAAGTATTGAATGCAAAGCAACATTTGCGTGAAGCTGAAATTGTAGCACATGCGGGTGAACCGGGACGTATTACTATTGCAACCAATATGGCAGGGCGTGGTACTGATATCAAGTTAACCCCTGAGTCATTAGAGGCTGGCGGTCTTTATATTTTGGGTACTGAACGTCATGAAAGTCGTCGTATTGATAATCAATTGCGTGGACGTGCCGGACGTCAAGGTGATGTAGGTGAATCTCGTTTTTATATTTCATTGGAAGATGATTTAATTCGTCGTTTTGCCGGTGATACACTCAAAACAAATATGGAACGTTTTGGAATGGATGCAGATGAAGTTATCGAATCTAAATTTGTTTCCAGAACTATTGAAAATGCACAAGAAAAAGTTGAAAAACAAAACTTTGAAGTGCGTAAGCATTTACTTGAATATGATGATGTCCTCAATCAACAACGTACGGTTATTTATGATTACCGACGTGATATTTTAGATGGTGATGAACATGTTTATGAATTAGTTCGTGACATGATCACTAAAACAGTCCAAGATGTGGTTGAGCGCTTTGCTCCTAAACGGAACATGTCAAAAGATCAAGTTGAACAAGTGTTTATATTCTTGAGCAGATTGACGGGGCTGAAAACGGAAGATTTCTTTGGTGCTGGTATTGATCAAAGTAATAGTGATATTGCCAAAAAAGATATTATCAATTTCTTGCTTGAAAAATATGCGTTATTCCGAACACAACAAAACAGTGAAATGATTCAAGAGGCAGAAAAATGGTTAATGCTTGAAACTATTGATAAAGCATGGAAACAACATATGTATAATCTTGATCACCTCAAAGAGGGAATAGGGTTACGTGGTTGGGGCCAAAAAAATCCGCTTATTGAATATAAACGTGAAGCATTTGCGATGTTTAAAGACATGATGGAACATGTTCGATTTGATATTGTGCATCATATTTTTCATCTTAATCTTGAACGTTTCAATCAAGTTGAACTTGAACGTAAACGTGAGCGTGAACTTGAACAACTTAATATGGTCGGCGGTGATGATTCTGCACAACCAACTCAACGTATTGTTGAAAAGGTTGGACGCAATGAACCGTGCTCATGTGGTTCGGGGAGAAAATATAAAAAATGTTGCGGTAAATAA
- a CDS encoding polyphenol oxidase family protein translates to MLLHSNPLFAIYFGSAEDDLEPDQYLHYPPGIRLLSIEPYKKLKKMMQLERLNFLHQIHSNKGIVVAQDKIEPFKVDGDFLVTQEKKYGIGVMTADCLPIIFYDNFHHVVAIVHAGWKSSVMQIAPKMVQKMQELYGTKVEHLRIFFGPSAKKCCYRIGEDFLVHLEPFGFADQVVYTDDDGLRFDLSLFNRLQLEGVGVPKEAFKMEYNFCTICDTRYCSYRRDGKNACRQMTVVVLK, encoded by the coding sequence ATGCTATTGCATAGTAACCCATTATTTGCTATTTATTTTGGTAGTGCTGAAGATGATCTTGAACCTGATCAGTATTTACATTATCCACCAGGTATACGTCTCCTTTCTATAGAGCCATACAAAAAATTAAAAAAAATGATGCAGCTAGAGCGTTTAAATTTTTTGCATCAAATACACTCAAATAAAGGAATTGTTGTTGCACAAGATAAAATTGAGCCGTTCAAAGTTGACGGTGATTTTTTAGTTACGCAAGAAAAAAAATATGGTATCGGTGTTATGACTGCCGATTGTTTGCCCATTATTTTTTATGATAATTTCCATCATGTAGTCGCAATTGTGCATGCAGGCTGGAAAAGTTCTGTCATGCAAATAGCGCCAAAGATGGTACAAAAAATGCAAGAACTTTATGGCACAAAAGTTGAGCATTTGCGTATTTTCTTTGGTCCTTCAGCAAAAAAATGCTGTTATCGTATAGGTGAAGATTTCTTAGTTCACCTTGAACCATTTGGCTTTGCAGATCAAGTTGTATACACAGATGATGATGGTTTACGTTTTGATTTGTCATTGTTTAATCGATTACAATTAGAGGGTGTAGGAGTGCCAAAAGAGGCTTTTAAGATGGAATATAATTTTTGCACTATTTGTGATACGCGCTATTGTTCTTATCGTCGTGATGGTAAAAATGCATGTCGTCAAATGACTGTTGTTGTATTAAAGTAA
- the galE gene encoding UDP-glucose 4-epimerase GalE yields MRQKAILITGGAGYIGSHTAWLMAQQGFHVIIIDTLIYKQSASFGWATCIHDDFANEATLRHIFSQYNVQAVMHFAAYIEVNASIKDPRHYYENNVIKTCKLLQIMLEHNIKQFIFSSSCALYGNPQYTPIDEQHTKNPITPYGASKYMVEQILQDYNQAYNMQYVSLRYFNAAGGDPDHNLGEQHEPETHIIPLLLQALKQRTPFKIFGTDYETPDGTCIRDFLHVKDIAHAHSLALEHLMHNNPSDYFNLGTGRGVSIKELLDIAQKTFKTSLHIVYDKRRAGDPAILVANALKAKRILNWYPHYSDIKYILHSANEYMTHQNHRKQILQTHV; encoded by the coding sequence ATGCGGCAAAAAGCTATTCTTATCACTGGGGGTGCAGGTTATATAGGGTCACACACGGCATGGTTAATGGCACAACAAGGATTTCATGTCATTATTATAGACACATTGATATACAAACAATCTGCTTCCTTTGGATGGGCTACATGTATTCATGATGATTTTGCAAATGAAGCTACATTACGTCATATTTTTTCTCAGTACAACGTACAAGCTGTTATGCATTTTGCGGCATATATTGAAGTTAATGCATCAATCAAAGACCCCCGTCATTACTATGAAAACAATGTTATTAAGACCTGCAAATTATTACAAATTATGCTCGAACACAATATAAAACAGTTTATTTTCTCCTCAAGTTGCGCATTATATGGCAATCCCCAATATACGCCCATAGATGAACAACATACAAAAAATCCTATAACACCCTATGGTGCAAGCAAATATATGGTGGAACAAATATTACAAGATTATAATCAAGCATATAATATGCAATATGTAAGTTTGCGCTACTTTAATGCAGCAGGCGGTGATCCTGATCACAATTTGGGTGAACAACATGAACCTGAAACACATATAATCCCACTACTTTTGCAAGCACTCAAACAGCGCACACCATTCAAAATATTCGGTACCGATTATGAAACACCTGACGGAACATGCATTCGCGATTTTTTACATGTTAAAGATATTGCACATGCTCACTCTTTAGCTCTTGAACATCTTATGCATAACAATCCATCTGATTATTTTAACTTAGGAACCGGACGAGGAGTTTCTATTAAAGAACTGCTTGATATAGCACAAAAAACATTCAAAACCTCTCTACATATCGTATACGACAAACGAAGAGCAGGCGATCCGGCAATTTTAGTTGCAAATGCACTCAAAGCAAAACGTATTTTAAACTGGTATCCTCATTACTCAGATATTAAGTACATCCTGCATTCAGCAAATGAATACATGACACACCAAAACCATCGTAAACAGATATTGCAAACACATGTTTAA